One window of Microbacterium sediminis genomic DNA carries:
- a CDS encoding O-antigen ligase family protein: MAQITRHPVAPAPAAPPREATGRVLLRGYGIFVLFSGFAHLAWWNLLGPVGTAALAALVGAATIAIWVPLIVRAARPRADRAMRVAALEWRRLPWATLGYVALAGLSILWSRWPATSAVTFGLLLVTTIQALFLAHVFTWREIVRLLEVALRWALGLSLLFELWAALVLRGPLLPNFADAPADPNPQWYWTRGALFDLDVRIQGIVGNANILGIQCVLALIVFGVRFAMRPNRRGAIGAWIALALVLFWRAGSATALIAGLVVLAVLAAALLMRRAATPGQRTRLYALFTGLAVAGLAAVALLWNTILDALGRESGLTGRDRIWAGVWERAIERPVFGSGYASPWMPWDPMFDRWLVDKTITVVQAHDMWLDAFLQLGVAGVAVLAVVFGAATWRSWFFAVDRPRWDIVADRPYAPLTLIAPLILALLLTQGLTESGPIMLWGWLLVTMIAFRIKLAPIVGHGASEQMNRRDP; this comes from the coding sequence ATGGCCCAGATCACGCGTCACCCCGTCGCACCGGCGCCCGCCGCGCCCCCGCGGGAGGCCACGGGCCGCGTGCTGCTGCGCGGCTACGGCATCTTCGTGCTGTTCTCGGGGTTCGCGCACCTGGCCTGGTGGAACCTCCTGGGCCCGGTCGGCACCGCCGCGCTGGCGGCCCTCGTGGGCGCCGCGACGATCGCCATCTGGGTGCCGCTCATCGTGCGCGCCGCGCGACCGCGTGCCGACCGCGCCATGCGCGTGGCCGCACTCGAGTGGCGACGGCTGCCGTGGGCGACCCTCGGCTATGTCGCCCTCGCCGGGCTGTCGATCCTGTGGTCGCGCTGGCCGGCGACGTCGGCGGTGACCTTCGGCCTGCTCCTCGTCACGACCATCCAGGCGCTCTTCCTCGCCCACGTGTTCACGTGGCGCGAGATCGTGCGGCTGCTCGAGGTGGCGCTGCGCTGGGCACTCGGGCTGTCGCTGCTGTTCGAGCTGTGGGCCGCGCTCGTGCTGCGCGGCCCCCTGCTGCCAAACTTCGCCGACGCGCCCGCCGATCCCAACCCGCAGTGGTACTGGACCCGCGGCGCGCTGTTCGACCTCGACGTGCGCATCCAGGGCATCGTCGGCAACGCCAACATCCTCGGGATCCAGTGCGTGCTCGCGCTCATCGTCTTTGGCGTGCGGTTCGCCATGCGCCCGAACCGGCGCGGGGCGATCGGCGCCTGGATCGCCCTCGCGCTCGTGCTGTTCTGGCGCGCCGGATCGGCCACCGCGCTGATCGCGGGGCTCGTCGTCCTCGCGGTCCTCGCCGCCGCCCTCCTCATGCGGCGCGCGGCCACCCCCGGCCAGCGCACCCGGCTGTACGCGCTGTTCACGGGGCTCGCGGTCGCGGGCCTGGCCGCCGTCGCGCTGCTGTGGAACACGATCCTCGACGCCCTCGGCCGCGAGTCGGGCCTCACGGGCCGCGACCGGATCTGGGCCGGCGTGTGGGAGCGCGCGATCGAGCGCCCCGTCTTCGGCAGCGGCTACGCGAGCCCGTGGATGCCGTGGGACCCGATGTTCGACCGCTGGCTCGTCGACAAGACGATCACCGTCGTCCAGGCCCACGACATGTGGCTCGACGCGTTCCTGCAGCTCGGCGTCGCGGGCGTGGCGGTCCTGGCCGTGGTCTTCGGCGCGGCCACGTGGCGCTCGTGGTTCTTCGCCGTGGACCGGCCCCGCTGGGACATCGTGGCCGATCGCCCCTACGCGCCCCTCACGCTGATCGCGCCGCTGATCCTGGCGCTCCTGCTGACACAGGGGCTGACGGAGTCCGGCCCGATCATGCTGTGGGGCTGGCTGCTCGTGACGATGATCGCGTTCCGGATCAAGCTGGCCCCGATCGTCGGGCACGGCGCCTCGGAGCAGATGAACCGGCGGGACCCATGA
- a CDS encoding O-antigen ligase family protein: protein MIPLELRRMITRGLRSADLARVFAVVAFGTAFSSFAIQRLTGPATLHTMVAGLCALGLAILIARRRELSLLGLAPTLLVGFVLWALASVLWADDASDTLRSWLSLLAYAFLAVVIAHTRDALQTLRALGDVLRALLAVSLGAEILSGILIDMPIPVLRIAGDIALGGPIQGIFGTRNYLGFVTVIALLTFLVEWRTQSVSFGRSVVSITLAGLLAVFSASPTAFVVAMVSTVALFALALIRRVDAARRRDLQLGLGVAVALLTLAAYLLRSRIIDIVGAATDFSNRSRIWAELLVWIPRRWLQGWGWHGGWSNDTFPFNAINWQLRIDHLSALNAYLDVALQLGWVGLLLFGGMCAIALVRSWITASERRSSVYAWTPLLLVAILTESMFESFALGGAGWMLLALCLVRAGQARSWRARIGDAIDPAPTTHEALPHDPR, encoded by the coding sequence GTGATCCCCCTCGAGCTGCGGCGCATGATCACGCGCGGCCTGCGCTCGGCGGACCTCGCGCGCGTGTTCGCCGTCGTCGCCTTCGGCACGGCGTTCTCGAGCTTCGCGATCCAGCGCCTCACCGGCCCGGCCACGCTGCACACGATGGTCGCGGGGCTGTGCGCCCTCGGGCTCGCGATCCTCATCGCGCGGCGCCGCGAGCTGTCGCTGCTCGGCCTGGCACCCACCCTGCTCGTCGGCTTCGTGCTGTGGGCCCTGGCGAGCGTGCTGTGGGCCGACGACGCGAGCGACACGCTGCGCTCCTGGCTGTCGCTGCTCGCCTACGCGTTCCTCGCGGTCGTGATCGCCCACACGCGCGACGCGCTGCAGACGCTGCGGGCGCTCGGCGACGTGCTGCGCGCCCTGCTGGCCGTCTCGCTCGGCGCCGAGATCCTCTCCGGCATCCTCATCGACATGCCGATCCCGGTGCTCCGCATCGCGGGAGACATCGCACTGGGCGGCCCGATCCAGGGCATCTTCGGCACCCGCAACTATCTCGGCTTCGTCACCGTGATCGCGCTGCTGACGTTCCTCGTCGAGTGGCGCACGCAGTCCGTCTCGTTCGGCCGGTCGGTCGTCTCCATCACGCTGGCCGGGCTGCTCGCCGTCTTCTCGGCCTCCCCCACGGCGTTCGTCGTGGCCATGGTCTCGACCGTCGCCCTGTTCGCGCTCGCGCTCATCCGCCGCGTCGACGCCGCGCGACGCCGCGATCTGCAGCTGGGACTCGGGGTCGCGGTCGCGCTGCTCACCCTCGCCGCCTACCTGCTGCGCAGCCGGATCATCGACATCGTCGGCGCGGCCACCGACTTCTCCAACCGCTCGCGCATCTGGGCCGAGCTGCTCGTGTGGATCCCCCGCCGCTGGCTGCAGGGGTGGGGCTGGCACGGCGGCTGGTCGAACGACACCTTCCCCTTCAACGCGATCAACTGGCAGCTGCGCATCGACCACCTCTCGGCGCTGAACGCCTACCTCGACGTCGCCCTTCAGCTGGGCTGGGTGGGCCTGCTGCTGTTCGGCGGCATGTGCGCCATCGCGCTCGTGCGCTCGTGGATCACCGCCAGCGAGCGCCGCTCGAGCGTCTACGCGTGGACGCCGCTGCTGCTGGTGGCGATCCTCACGGAGTCGATGTTCGAGAGCTTCGCCCTCGGCGGCGCCGGCTGGATGCTGCTGGCGCTGTGCCTGGTGCGGGCGGGCCAGGCCCGCTCGTGGCGCGCCCGCATCGGCGACGCGATCGACCCCGCGCCGACCACGCACGAGGCGCTCCCCCACGACCCCCGCTAG
- a CDS encoding DUF5719 family protein has translation MSRESDELTPEPLVPEPNEADLVHPVVSDPFSLEGGARPADEPAPKHRMRRAWGRGLAGVAVSAVAVAGVLAGALAPWPGVAGRAASVDVTPAPSETLLACDGPVLALGRDATAAGAISVAGPADLTAGTASGAVPEPEPLAQPAAAGEQPQRFVQVPVDRSIDPIAAASSAQRSDDDLTGFAASACRAPALESWIVGGDTGVGESDILLLANPTDATATVELTVFGATEPVTPPGYGGLSIPPATQVAVPLAGVAGAEAAPVIRVTATGSPVRAALQSSLVRTLDPAGLDRQSAVTSASRQVFAGVVVTEEAAGGDGAPVILRLLGRGGGTASITATGEGETASDTAPIEVPYEADHPVSVELGDLPAGRYTVTVTGSEPVVAAVWQTTGFGQDVDFAWQTPSPEVTTPTLMAVPDGPEPTLHLTSPAEVDVTLTDADGRASTVSVSPEGTSVPLDPGTVYTVDSGGTPIHGAVSYLGDVAIASIPLWPDPAAPEPVTVYPSR, from the coding sequence GTGAGTCGCGAATCCGATGAGCTGACGCCCGAGCCGCTCGTCCCCGAGCCGAACGAGGCCGATCTGGTGCACCCGGTCGTCTCCGATCCGTTCTCGCTCGAGGGCGGGGCCCGACCCGCCGACGAGCCCGCGCCGAAGCACCGCATGCGCCGCGCCTGGGGCCGCGGCCTGGCCGGCGTGGCGGTCTCGGCGGTCGCCGTGGCGGGCGTGCTCGCCGGCGCGCTGGCGCCGTGGCCGGGCGTGGCGGGCCGGGCGGCGTCCGTCGACGTGACGCCGGCCCCCTCCGAGACCCTGCTCGCCTGCGACGGGCCCGTGCTCGCCCTGGGGCGCGACGCGACGGCCGCCGGCGCGATCAGCGTGGCCGGCCCGGCCGACCTCACCGCCGGCACCGCCTCCGGCGCCGTGCCCGAGCCCGAGCCGCTGGCGCAGCCGGCCGCCGCCGGCGAGCAGCCGCAGCGCTTCGTGCAGGTGCCCGTCGACCGTTCGATCGACCCCATCGCCGCCGCGTCGTCCGCGCAGCGCTCCGACGACGACCTGACGGGCTTCGCCGCGTCGGCCTGCCGCGCGCCGGCCCTGGAGTCGTGGATCGTCGGCGGCGACACCGGCGTGGGCGAGAGCGACATCCTGCTGCTCGCGAACCCGACCGACGCGACCGCGACCGTCGAGCTCACCGTGTTCGGCGCCACCGAGCCGGTCACCCCGCCCGGCTACGGCGGCCTCTCGATCCCGCCCGCCACCCAGGTCGCGGTGCCGCTCGCGGGCGTCGCGGGCGCCGAGGCGGCTCCGGTGATCCGTGTCACCGCCACCGGCTCCCCGGTGCGGGCGGCGCTGCAGTCGAGCCTCGTCCGCACCCTCGACCCCGCGGGGCTGGACCGGCAGAGCGCGGTCACGTCGGCCTCGCGCCAGGTGTTCGCCGGCGTCGTGGTGACCGAGGAGGCCGCCGGCGGCGACGGGGCGCCCGTGATCCTGCGGCTCCTGGGCCGCGGCGGCGGGACCGCATCGATCACCGCGACTGGCGAGGGTGAGACCGCCTCGGACACCGCGCCGATCGAGGTCCCGTACGAGGCCGACCACCCGGTGTCGGTCGAGCTCGGCGATCTGCCGGCCGGGCGCTACACCGTGACCGTGACGGGCAGCGAGCCCGTGGTCGCGGCGGTGTGGCAGACGACCGGGTTCGGGCAGGACGTCGACTTCGCCTGGCAGACGCCGTCGCCCGAGGTGACCACGCCGACGCTGATGGCGGTCCCCGACGGGCCCGAGCCCACGCTGCACCTCACCAGCCCGGCCGAGGTCGACGTGACCCTGACCGACGCCGACGGGCGCGCCTCGACCGTCTCGGTCTCGCCGGAGGGGACGAGCGTGCCCCTCGATCCCGGGACCGTCTACACGGTCGACTCGGGCGGCACGCCGATCCACGGCGCCGTGAGCTATCTCGGCGACGTCGCGATTGCCTCGATCCCGCTGTGGCCCGATCCCGCGGCGCCCGAGCCGGTGACCGTCTACCCGTCGCGCTAG
- the manA gene encoding mannose-6-phosphate isomerase, class I: MLLPLTNEPRDYAWGSRTLIAALEGREPAAVPEAEVWFGDHPSDPADLADGRTLRDWIAEEGAAHGVAAPLPYLLKLLAAASPLSIQVHPSKAQAEEGFAREAGLPGDAPRNYADDNHKPEMIVALSDRFEALCGLRAVADSRRLLAALGPAADPLLERLTGDADLTAVLGWLLSGRADEAVAAIIAALDGAESTEFAPALANARRIAAVYPGDPGVVVALLMNYTVLRRGEAMFLRAGLLHAYVSGLGVELMAASDNVLRGGLTPKHIDVDELLRIVDATPGPVPVVLPVSAEGGNRGVESFPAPVPDFRLLRARVSEGGVARFLPTGPAIVLATSGEITVESGGDAVALTPGRAAFATADAGEIRVRGAGEAFLAQPGS; encoded by the coding sequence GTGCTTCTGCCGCTGACCAACGAGCCGCGCGATTACGCGTGGGGCTCGCGCACCCTGATCGCCGCGCTCGAGGGCCGCGAGCCGGCCGCCGTCCCCGAGGCCGAGGTCTGGTTCGGGGATCACCCGTCCGACCCCGCCGACCTCGCCGATGGGCGCACCCTGCGCGACTGGATCGCCGAGGAGGGCGCCGCCCACGGCGTCGCGGCGCCGCTGCCGTACCTGCTCAAGCTGCTCGCCGCGGCCTCGCCGCTGTCGATCCAGGTGCACCCGTCGAAGGCGCAGGCCGAGGAGGGCTTCGCGCGCGAGGCCGGCCTGCCGGGCGACGCCCCGCGCAACTACGCCGACGACAACCACAAGCCCGAGATGATCGTCGCGCTCAGCGACCGGTTCGAGGCGCTGTGCGGCCTGCGTGCCGTCGCGGACTCCCGCCGGCTGCTCGCCGCGCTCGGCCCGGCCGCCGATCCGCTGCTCGAGCGGCTCACCGGCGACGCCGACCTGACCGCGGTGCTGGGCTGGCTGCTCTCCGGCCGCGCCGACGAGGCCGTGGCGGCGATCATCGCCGCCCTCGACGGCGCCGAGTCGACGGAGTTCGCGCCCGCGCTCGCCAACGCCCGGCGGATCGCGGCGGTCTACCCCGGCGACCCCGGCGTCGTCGTCGCGCTGCTGATGAACTACACCGTGCTGCGCCGCGGCGAGGCGATGTTCCTGCGCGCGGGGCTGCTGCACGCCTACGTGTCGGGCCTCGGCGTGGAGCTCATGGCCGCGAGCGACAACGTGCTGCGCGGCGGGCTCACCCCCAAGCACATCGACGTCGACGAGCTGCTGCGCATCGTGGACGCCACGCCGGGCCCGGTCCCCGTGGTGCTGCCCGTGTCGGCCGAGGGCGGGAACCGCGGCGTGGAGTCGTTCCCGGCGCCCGTGCCCGACTTCCGCCTGCTGCGCGCCCGCGTGAGCGAGGGCGGCGTGGCGCGGTTCCTGCCTACGGGCCCGGCGATCGTGCTCGCCACGAGCGGCGAGATCACCGTCGAGAGCGGCGGCGATGCCGTCGCGCTCACGCCCGGCCGCGCCGCGTTCGCGACCGCCGACGCGGGCGAGATCCGCGTGCGCGGGGCGGGCGAGGCGTTCCTCGCACAGCCCGGATCCTGA
- a CDS encoding WhiB family transcriptional regulator: MAGAYRSEVPDNWFVDPVDLGVPGVRRPADDDNALAWQSDALCAQTDPEAFFPEKGGSTRDAKRICSSCEVRAECLEYALQNDERFGIWGGLSERERRKLKRRAS; this comes from the coding sequence ATGGCCGGTGCGTACCGTTCCGAGGTTCCGGACAACTGGTTCGTCGACCCCGTCGATCTCGGCGTCCCGGGCGTGCGTCGCCCCGCCGACGACGACAACGCGCTGGCCTGGCAGTCCGACGCACTGTGCGCGCAGACCGACCCCGAGGCGTTCTTCCCCGAAAAGGGCGGATCGACGCGCGACGCCAAGCGGATCTGCTCCTCGTGCGAGGTCCGCGCCGAGTGCCTCGAGTACGCGCTGCAGAACGACGAGCGCTTCGGCATCTGGGGCGGGCTCTCGGAGCGCGAGCGCCGCAAGCTCAAGCGTCGCGCCAGCTGA
- a CDS encoding glycosyltransferase has protein sequence MSAPVHAIVVAKATPSAAVAAARLRRTLEAITGQTRRVDAVTIVCCGRHPELDAVIAQSGAEGVIHAPATTGFAAAIALAHARAPKERALWLLAQDTTPDPGALAALHGALERGPSIAFAAPKLVDARDGGLIVSLGVSMTRFGRTVPLANGEYDQGQHDIDDDVLGADVRGVLVRADLRGALLPDVALGGTDEGLDMGVRARLAGRRVALAPAARVAVADPGVAGPPAGEARRAFALRTAQLHRRLAYAPAWAVPLHWLSLLPLALWRTIVLLVAKTPARVPAEWGAAVRVLVRPDAVARSRAAIRRVREGGWERIAPLRATAAQLRERYDADGADAAAYGPLTFFSGGGAWAVLAALVVSIASFASLLTWPAIGGGALLPLRDTVASLWRDAAYGLRPQGLDVVGPADPFSAVVALMGSLWPVAPSYTLLVLWLLALPLAVLGGWFAATRVSDRSGVRAVVAVLWGLAPSLLAALVEGRPAAVLTHLLLPWLFSTAAVAHRSWAASGTASLLLLAVAACAPSIAPALLVLWLIALVLAIVFRARSGITRVAWLVVPMIVWFAPIVFEQLRRGTPWAILADPGGVWAGAEQSSGWQLLTGIPWADAAGWGSMLPDAPTWWAWLLTIPVGALALAAPVTARWRAGSGTLVIAALGLLTASLAAHIQVSYAAGSPVPLWTGAALSLAWLGALGAAGVTLDTAPAPRALRVGAGLLAAACVAVLAVPALTAVHRDAAAIADGPTSTLPAYVGAQASTLPGLGTLVLAPRDDGSLAASAVWGESETLGGQSTLSATATALTDSDRRLAELAGDLVSSIGDGPTETLRQAGLRFVLLAGTADDVSDAERAMRFASASALDQRAGFVRVGQTPRGTLWRLDSEPAPRPEMSAEEHAAAATALTAQLAALAVALLLAVPTRATRRAARALPRVVGGGYEGEK, from the coding sequence ATGTCGGCCCCAGTCCACGCCATCGTCGTCGCGAAAGCGACCCCCTCGGCCGCCGTCGCCGCCGCGCGACTGCGGCGAACGCTCGAAGCGATCACCGGTCAGACGCGACGGGTCGACGCGGTCACCATCGTCTGCTGCGGCCGGCACCCCGAGCTCGACGCGGTCATCGCGCAGTCCGGCGCGGAGGGCGTGATCCACGCCCCCGCCACCACGGGCTTCGCCGCCGCGATCGCCCTGGCCCACGCGCGCGCGCCGAAGGAGCGGGCGCTGTGGCTGCTGGCGCAGGACACGACGCCCGATCCCGGGGCGCTCGCCGCGCTGCACGGCGCGCTCGAGCGCGGCCCCTCGATCGCGTTCGCGGCGCCCAAGCTCGTCGACGCGCGCGACGGCGGGCTGATCGTCTCGCTCGGCGTGAGCATGACCCGGTTCGGGCGCACGGTGCCGCTGGCCAACGGCGAGTACGACCAGGGCCAGCACGACATCGACGACGACGTGCTTGGCGCCGACGTGCGGGGCGTGCTCGTGCGCGCGGACCTGCGCGGCGCGCTGCTTCCCGACGTCGCGCTCGGCGGCACCGACGAGGGCCTCGACATGGGAGTGCGGGCGCGTCTGGCCGGGCGCCGCGTGGCGCTGGCCCCCGCGGCGCGCGTCGCGGTCGCCGACCCCGGCGTGGCCGGCCCGCCCGCGGGCGAGGCGCGCCGGGCCTTCGCCCTCCGCACCGCGCAGCTGCACCGCCGCCTCGCGTACGCGCCGGCGTGGGCGGTGCCGCTGCACTGGCTCTCGCTGCTGCCGCTCGCGCTGTGGCGCACGATCGTGCTGCTCGTCGCCAAGACGCCGGCGCGGGTCCCCGCGGAATGGGGCGCGGCGGTGCGCGTGCTCGTGCGCCCCGATGCGGTGGCGCGATCCCGCGCCGCGATCCGGCGGGTGCGCGAGGGCGGCTGGGAGCGCATCGCGCCGCTGCGGGCGACGGCCGCGCAGCTGCGGGAGCGCTACGACGCCGACGGCGCCGACGCGGCCGCGTACGGGCCGCTCACCTTCTTCTCGGGCGGCGGGGCGTGGGCCGTACTGGCCGCCCTTGTCGTGTCGATCGCCTCGTTCGCGTCGCTGCTGACCTGGCCGGCGATCGGCGGCGGGGCGTTGCTGCCCCTGCGCGACACCGTGGCCTCGCTGTGGCGCGACGCCGCCTACGGCCTGCGCCCGCAGGGGCTCGATGTCGTGGGCCCGGCCGATCCCTTCTCGGCGGTCGTGGCCCTCATGGGATCGCTGTGGCCCGTGGCGCCGTCGTACACGCTGCTCGTGCTGTGGCTGCTCGCGCTGCCGCTCGCGGTGCTCGGCGGCTGGTTCGCCGCCACGCGCGTCTCCGACCGCTCCGGCGTGCGGGCCGTGGTGGCCGTGCTGTGGGGTCTCGCGCCCTCGCTGCTCGCGGCGCTCGTCGAGGGTCGCCCCGCCGCGGTGCTGACGCATCTGCTGCTGCCGTGGCTGTTCTCCACCGCCGCCGTGGCCCACCGGTCCTGGGCCGCCTCGGGCACCGCGTCGCTGCTGCTGCTCGCGGTCGCCGCCTGCGCGCCGTCGATCGCGCCGGCCCTGCTCGTGCTGTGGCTGATCGCGCTCGTGCTCGCCATCGTCTTCCGGGCCCGCAGCGGCATCACGCGGGTCGCGTGGCTCGTCGTGCCGATGATCGTCTGGTTCGCGCCGATCGTCTTCGAGCAGCTGCGCCGGGGCACCCCCTGGGCGATCCTCGCCGATCCCGGCGGGGTCTGGGCGGGGGCGGAGCAGTCGTCGGGCTGGCAGCTGCTCACGGGCATCCCGTGGGCGGACGCGGCCGGCTGGGGTTCGATGCTCCCCGATGCGCCGACGTGGTGGGCGTGGCTGCTGACGATCCCGGTGGGCGCGCTCGCCCTGGCCGCGCCCGTCACCGCGCGCTGGCGCGCCGGCTCCGGCACCCTCGTCATCGCGGCGCTCGGCCTGCTCACGGCATCGCTCGCCGCCCACATCCAGGTGTCGTACGCCGCGGGCTCGCCCGTGCCGCTGTGGACCGGGGCGGCCCTCAGCCTCGCGTGGCTCGGTGCCCTCGGCGCCGCCGGCGTCACCCTCGACACGGCGCCCGCGCCCCGCGCGCTGCGGGTCGGGGCCGGCCTGCTCGCCGCCGCGTGCGTCGCCGTGCTCGCCGTGCCGGCGCTCACGGCCGTGCACCGCGACGCGGCCGCGATCGCCGACGGCCCCACCTCGACGCTGCCGGCCTATGTCGGCGCCCAGGCGAGCACGCTGCCGGGGCTGGGAACGCTCGTGCTCGCGCCGCGCGACGACGGCTCGCTCGCCGCGTCGGCGGTGTGGGGCGAGAGCGAGACGCTCGGCGGGCAGTCCACGCTGAGCGCGACCGCCACGGCGCTGACCGACAGCGACCGGCGCCTCGCGGAGCTCGCCGGCGATCTCGTCTCGAGCATCGGCGACGGCCCGACCGAGACGCTGCGCCAGGCCGGGCTGCGCTTCGTGCTGCTCGCGGGCACCGCCGACGACGTCTCGGACGCCGAGCGGGCGATGCGCTTCGCCTCGGCCTCGGCGCTGGACCAGCGCGCCGGATTCGTGCGGGTGGGGCAGACGCCCCGCGGCACGCTCTGGCGCCTCGACTCCGAACCGGCCCCGCGGCCGGAGATGTCGGCCGAGGAGCACGCCGCGGCGGCGACGGCGCTCACGGCGCAGCTCGCGGCGCTCGCCGTCGCGCTGCTGCTGGCCGTGCCCACGCGCGCGACCCGGCGCGCCGCCCGCGCCCTGCCGCGCGTGGTCGGCGGCGGATACGAGGGGGAGAAGTGA
- a CDS encoding glycosyltransferase — MLQNVVFPLDRDPDLLPLYVDADTWSVIDEKPVRVSNRAHLSDVRGRGSMRVRAAHRTSFATYFNAFPASYWQHWTAVRRIRLSVRTAGTGTVFVYRSNGSGVAQRVDVAEVTGEAQTHFDLELTQFSDGGWLWFDIVADAEDVLLEGAQWSTEQEPARAGKASLGITTYNKAEYCIETLDALRNAPEALEVIDRIFLVDQGTQRVQDRPEYPEIAAALGETLQTIVQPNLGGSGGFARSMLETMRREESDFVQLLDDDVKIEPESIRRSVTFGRYTTAPMIVGGHMFDLLDRPRLHAWAEVVDEQPFMWRNLFQEEMPHDFREANLRQSPTLHMRMDADYNGWWMCLIPKAAIEKVGLALPAFIKWDDAEFALRAREAGFPTVSLPGVALWHVSWVGKDDSIDWQAYFHARNRIVAGLLHSSAPRGGTLLRHSKRVDLKHLMMMQYYPVELRHRALRDLLQGPRHMHRTLATAMPAARELARQFPETVVHKDPDVVLHSRRGRQVFQRTRRGTFDSPQGMRLRLFTATTLVRHWLRKPDPRNLTTPEVEFGKEDAHWWRVPLFDSALVSAADGSGKNIYIRDRARFRRLLRDSVRLHRRLRRVWPELAAQYRAALPDLVSPAAWEPQFTPQSGEEKK; from the coding sequence GTGCTGCAGAACGTGGTGTTCCCCCTCGACCGCGATCCCGACCTGCTCCCCCTCTACGTCGACGCCGACACGTGGTCGGTCATCGACGAGAAGCCGGTGCGCGTGTCCAACCGCGCGCACCTGAGCGACGTCCGTGGTCGCGGCAGCATGCGGGTCCGCGCCGCGCACCGCACGTCGTTCGCGACGTACTTCAACGCCTTCCCCGCCTCGTACTGGCAGCACTGGACCGCGGTGCGGCGGATCCGGCTCAGCGTGCGCACCGCCGGCACCGGCACGGTCTTCGTCTACCGCTCCAACGGCTCCGGGGTGGCGCAGCGCGTCGACGTGGCCGAGGTCACGGGCGAGGCGCAGACCCACTTCGATCTGGAGCTCACCCAGTTCAGCGACGGCGGCTGGCTGTGGTTCGACATCGTCGCCGACGCCGAGGACGTGCTGCTCGAGGGCGCGCAGTGGTCCACCGAGCAGGAGCCGGCCCGCGCCGGCAAGGCATCGCTCGGCATCACCACCTACAACAAGGCCGAGTACTGCATCGAGACCCTTGACGCGCTGCGCAACGCGCCCGAGGCGCTCGAGGTCATCGACCGCATCTTCCTCGTCGACCAGGGCACCCAGCGCGTCCAGGACCGCCCCGAGTACCCGGAGATCGCCGCGGCCCTCGGCGAGACCCTGCAGACGATCGTGCAGCCGAACCTCGGCGGATCGGGCGGCTTCGCCCGCTCCATGCTCGAGACCATGCGGCGCGAGGAGAGCGACTTCGTGCAGCTGCTCGACGACGACGTGAAGATCGAGCCGGAGTCGATCCGCCGCTCCGTCACGTTCGGCCGCTACACGACCGCGCCGATGATCGTCGGCGGGCACATGTTCGATCTCCTCGACCGGCCCCGCTTGCATGCCTGGGCCGAGGTCGTCGATGAGCAGCCGTTCATGTGGCGCAACCTCTTCCAGGAGGAGATGCCGCACGATTTCCGCGAGGCCAACCTGCGTCAGAGCCCCACGCTGCACATGCGCATGGACGCCGACTACAACGGCTGGTGGATGTGCCTCATCCCCAAGGCCGCGATCGAGAAGGTCGGCCTCGCGCTGCCCGCGTTCATCAAGTGGGACGACGCCGAGTTCGCCCTCCGCGCGCGCGAGGCGGGCTTCCCGACGGTATCGCTGCCCGGCGTCGCGCTCTGGCACGTGTCGTGGGTCGGCAAGGACGACTCGATCGACTGGCAGGCGTACTTCCACGCACGCAACCGGATCGTCGCCGGCCTGCTGCACTCGTCCGCGCCCCGCGGGGGCACCCTGCTGCGCCACAGCAAGCGCGTGGACCTCAAGCACCTGATGATGATGCAGTACTACCCGGTCGAGCTGCGCCATCGCGCGCTGCGCGACCTGCTGCAGGGTCCGCGGCACATGCACCGCACGCTCGCCACGGCGATGCCCGCCGCGCGCGAGCTCGCGCGGCAGTTCCCCGAGACGGTCGTGCACAAGGATCCCGACGTCGTCCTGCACTCCCGCCGGGGCCGGCAGGTGTTCCAGCGCACGCGACGCGGCACCTTCGACAGCCCGCAGGGAATGCGCCTGAGGCTGTTCACCGCCACCACCCTCGTGCGGCACTGGCTGCGCAAGCCCGACCCCCGCAACCTCACGACGCCCGAGGTCGAGTTCGGCAAGGAGGACGCCCACTGGTGGCGCGTGCCGCTGTTCGACAGCGCGCTCGTGAGCGCGGCGGACGGATCGGGCAAGAACATCTACATCCGCGACCGCGCCCGGTTCCGCCGGCTGCTGCGGGATTCCGTGCGCCTGCACCGCCGGCTCCGACGCGTCTGGCCCGAGCTCGCCGCGCAGTACCGCGCCGCCCTGCCCGATCTCGTCTCCCCGGCCGCGTGGGAGCCCCAGTTCACGCCGCAGTCCGGCGAGGAGAAGAAGTGA